In Pleuronectes platessa chromosome 4, fPlePla1.1, whole genome shotgun sequence, the following proteins share a genomic window:
- the gadd45ga gene encoding growth arrest and DNA-damage-inducible, gamma a has protein sequence MTLEEIRGQENAMDNADRVQSAGAALEELLISAKKQDYLTVGVYESAKVMNVDPDSVAFCVLATDEEYECDIALQIHFTLIQAFCFDNDINVVRVNDIARLADLVGADGTGEPKDAHCILVTSPSANPWKDPALDKLSHFCEESRSAYDWVPTITLPER, from the exons ATGACTCTGGAAGAGATCCGCGGACAAGAGAACGCAATGGATAACGCAGATAG GGTGCAAAGTGCAGGCGCAgcgctggaggagctgctcatCTCCGCCAAGAAGCAGGACTACCTGACAGTGGGAGTCTACGAATCTGCCAAAGTCATGAATGT TGATCCAGACAGCGTGGCTTTCTGCGTGCTCGCCACGGATGAGGAGTACGAGTGCGACATCGCTCTCCAGATCCACTTCACCCTCATCCAGGCTTTCTGCTTCGACAACGACATCAACGTGGTGCGAGTCAACGACATCGCGCGCCTGGCCGACCTCGTGGGCGCCGACGGCACCGGCGAGCCCAAGGACGCGCACTGCATTCTTGTCACG AGCCCCAGTGCAAACCCATGGAAAGACCCCGCTCTGGACAAGCTGAGCCACTTCTGTGAGGAGAGCCGCAGCGCGTACGACTGGGTGCCCACCATCACCCTCCCAGAGCGCTGA